From one Enterococcus sp. DIV2402 genomic stretch:
- a CDS encoding undecaprenyl-diphosphate phosphatase, whose amino-acid sequence MFFENIIKAIILGIIEGITEWLPISSTGHLILADEFIKLNASEAFMTMFNVVIQLGAILAVVVLYFNKLNPFSPSKTTEQNRETWSLWFKVIVAIIPSVIIGLPLDDWLEENFHSFLPVAIMLIVYGIAFIVVEKRNKSKTPKITDLTQITYQFALLIGMFQVLALIPGTSRSGATILGGILIGASRFVSAEFSFFLGIPTMFGASLLKIVKFVAGGNSFDMNGIIILLVGTVVSFIVSIIAIKFLMNYIKKNDFTAFGWYRIILGIILIGYWAFVM is encoded by the coding sequence ATGTTTTTCGAAAATATTATTAAAGCAATTATTTTGGGTATTATCGAAGGAATTACCGAATGGTTGCCAATTAGTAGCACGGGGCATTTAATCTTAGCGGATGAGTTTATTAAGCTCAACGCTTCTGAAGCCTTTATGACAATGTTTAATGTGGTCATTCAATTAGGAGCAATTTTAGCGGTTGTCGTTCTTTATTTTAATAAACTCAATCCATTTTCTCCGTCTAAGACAACTGAACAGAATCGCGAGACTTGGTCTTTGTGGTTTAAAGTAATTGTAGCGATTATTCCATCGGTCATTATCGGATTGCCTTTAGATGATTGGTTAGAAGAAAACTTCCATAGCTTTTTACCAGTTGCAATTATGTTAATCGTTTATGGGATTGCCTTTATTGTGGTTGAAAAACGCAATAAATCAAAAACACCAAAGATTACTGATTTAACACAAATTACGTATCAATTTGCCTTACTTATTGGTATGTTCCAAGTTCTTGCATTAATTCCTGGAACTTCTCGTTCAGGGGCAACCATTTTAGGAGGTATCCTAATTGGCGCCTCTCGCTTCGTTTCAGCTGAGTTCTCCTTTTTCTTAGGTATTCCAACGATGTTTGGTGCAAGCTTGCTAAAAATCGTTAAATTCGTCGCTGGTGGTAATTCATTTGATATGAATGGTATTATCATCTTACTTGTTGGTACAGTCGTATCATTTATCGTCTCAATTATTGCCATTAAATTCTTAATGAACTACATCAAGAAAAATGATTTTACTGCATTTGGTTGGTATCGAATCATTCTTGGTATTATCTTAATTGGCTATTGGGCATTTGTGATGTAA
- a CDS encoding DUF47 domain-containing protein, with protein MARKKQYNYFNTMELLAENSHKAAEILEDIINNYSVSTFETKAEEIHRLEKENDRMIDELTNELYDAFITPIDREDILIISECLDDIIDGINGMTYLFENLVITEMRPETEHFASLVNKAARGVHTAMLEFPKFKNSKTLKNMIVEVNDVESEGDLLFSNLKKQLFSEETNVLEIIKWKEIYDRFESILNASEEAVDIIDGLIIKNT; from the coding sequence ATGGCAAGAAAAAAACAATACAACTATTTTAATACAATGGAACTTTTAGCAGAAAATTCACACAAAGCAGCAGAAATTTTAGAAGATATTATAAATAATTATTCTGTTAGCACATTTGAGACAAAAGCTGAAGAAATTCATCGCTTGGAAAAAGAAAACGACCGTATGATTGATGAATTAACAAACGAATTATACGATGCGTTTATTACACCGATTGACCGTGAAGATATTTTGATTATTTCTGAATGTTTAGATGACATTATCGATGGTATCAATGGTATGACGTATTTATTTGAAAATTTAGTGATTACAGAAATGCGCCCAGAGACAGAGCATTTTGCTAGCTTAGTGAATAAAGCAGCTCGTGGCGTTCATACAGCGATGTTAGAATTTCCTAAGTTTAAAAATTCTAAAACTCTAAAAAATATGATTGTCGAAGTAAATGATGTTGAATCAGAAGGCGATTTGTTGTTTAGTAATTTGAAAAAACAACTATTTAGTGAAGAGACAAATGTTTTAGAAATCATAAAATGGAAAGAGATTTATGATCGTTTTGAATCTATCTTAAATGCAAGTGAAGAAGCCGTGGATATCATCGATGGTTTGATTATTAAAAATACGTAA
- a CDS encoding inorganic phosphate transporter: MSIALVITITLVMGVIFVNGWTDAPNAIATAVSTRVLRPNVAIGIAVVMNFLGALVMTFFNAQVAETISNIVSFDSQGIQAAQVALAASLFSIVVWAVAAWYFGIPTSESHALIAGLTGSAMALGGFNAVNGQEWTKVLIGLVVSTVLGFGGGYLITKLLVLIFRDVPRRKANKFFTWGQASAAAANAFLHGAQDGQKFMGVFMLGLFYNNLAEKTGNGFVIPIWVMALCSITMGIGTSVGGMRIIKSVGMDMVKLETYQGFSADLSAAICLFLASIFGIPVSTTHTKTTAIMGVGASRRLSSVDWRIVKEMVFAWVMTFPGCGVIAYVMAKLFVAIF; the protein is encoded by the coding sequence TTGAGCATTGCATTAGTTATTACCATTACACTTGTAATGGGTGTAATCTTTGTAAACGGATGGACAGATGCCCCGAATGCAATTGCGACTGCAGTTTCGACACGTGTCTTAAGACCGAATGTGGCGATTGGTATTGCGGTAGTAATGAACTTTTTAGGTGCGTTAGTAATGACATTCTTTAATGCACAAGTAGCAGAAACAATTAGTAATATTGTTTCATTTGACTCTCAAGGAATTCAAGCAGCCCAAGTAGCGCTCGCAGCTTCGCTATTTTCTATTGTCGTTTGGGCAGTTGCTGCGTGGTATTTTGGTATTCCAACTAGTGAATCACATGCATTAATTGCTGGGTTAACTGGTTCAGCTATGGCATTAGGCGGTTTCAATGCTGTCAATGGACAAGAATGGACAAAAGTTCTTATTGGCTTGGTTGTTTCAACTGTCCTAGGATTTGGAGGCGGTTATTTAATCACAAAATTACTTGTGTTGATTTTCCGTGATGTACCAAGAAGAAAAGCGAATAAATTTTTCACGTGGGGCCAAGCAAGTGCAGCAGCGGCAAACGCTTTTTTGCATGGCGCACAAGATGGACAAAAATTTATGGGTGTATTTATGCTAGGATTATTTTATAATAACTTAGCTGAAAAAACAGGGAATGGATTTGTTATCCCTATTTGGGTGATGGCGTTATGTTCAATCACAATGGGAATTGGAACATCAGTAGGTGGTATGCGTATCATTAAATCAGTCGGAATGGACATGGTTAAATTAGAAACATACCAAGGATTTTCTGCGGACTTAAGTGCAGCAATTTGCTTGTTCTTAGCTTCTATTTTTGGAATCCCTGTTTCAACAACACATACAAAAACAACTGCAATTATGGGTGTCGGTGCATCTCGACGTTTATCAAGTGTCGATTGGCGGATCGTCAAAGAAATGGTTTTTGCGTGGGTAATGACTTTCCCAGGATGTGGAGTTATTGCATATGTGATGGCGAAACTGTTTGTTGCAATTTTTTAA
- the rpsT gene encoding 30S ribosomal protein S20, protein MPNIESAIKRVRTSEIANAKNSSQLSTMRTAIKKFDQAVEAGADNVDALFKDAVKAIDMAESKGLIHKNKAGRDKSRLSKKIAK, encoded by the coding sequence ATGCCAAACATTGAATCTGCAATCAAACGTGTGCGTACAAGCGAAATTGCTAACGCTAAAAATTCATCTCAATTGAGCACAATGCGTACAGCAATCAAAAAATTTGATCAAGCTGTTGAAGCCGGTGCTGATAACGTAGATGCGTTATTTAAAGATGCTGTCAAAGCAATCGATATGGCTGAGTCAAAAGGATTAATCCATAAAAACAAAGCTGGCCGTGACAAATCTCGTCTAAGCAAAAAAATCGCTAAATAA
- the holA gene encoding DNA polymerase III subunit delta encodes MNTQQALQEIRSQKFQSLYVVLGTEDFLQQQIRDVFLESLNVDQDDLNFAQFDLEQDSLDMVLDEAQSTPFFGDYRLIFVDNPFFLTAEKKSNAPEHNIEGLLEYLKDPNDTSIVVFFAAYEKLDERKKITKQLKKAATVIDVQPMKEAEVRRYLQQTLDNDELVMARDAFELFIRLTDMRLSKAMQELEKLRLYAGEQKRISKQAVEQLVPKSLEDNVFDLTNYVLQGKTEAALRLYDDLYIQGEETIKINAILISQIRLLLQTAILMKIGYQQGNIAETLKVHPYRVKLAMQQAKKLNQKDLAHLYDELIENDYLIKSGRMEKEFLFQLFVLKTAHRLHGK; translated from the coding sequence ATGAATACCCAACAAGCCCTACAAGAGATTCGCTCACAAAAATTCCAATCACTCTATGTTGTCCTAGGAACGGAAGATTTTTTACAACAACAAATTCGAGATGTTTTTTTAGAGAGTTTGAATGTTGACCAAGATGACTTGAACTTTGCACAATTTGACTTAGAACAAGATTCCTTAGACATGGTATTGGATGAGGCACAATCGACGCCTTTTTTTGGAGACTACCGTTTGATATTTGTTGACAATCCTTTTTTTCTAACTGCAGAAAAAAAGAGCAATGCACCTGAACATAATATTGAAGGTTTATTAGAATATCTTAAAGACCCAAACGACACATCGATTGTTGTCTTTTTTGCCGCCTATGAAAAATTAGATGAGCGTAAAAAAATTACCAAACAGCTAAAAAAAGCAGCAACAGTCATCGATGTTCAACCAATGAAAGAAGCAGAGGTTCGTCGTTATTTGCAACAGACGTTGGATAATGACGAGTTAGTGATGGCACGAGATGCGTTTGAATTGTTTATCCGTTTAACAGATATGCGTTTATCCAAAGCCATGCAAGAGTTAGAGAAACTTCGCTTATATGCAGGAGAACAAAAAAGAATTTCAAAACAAGCTGTGGAACAACTTGTCCCTAAATCCTTAGAAGATAATGTTTTTGACTTAACAAATTATGTATTACAAGGAAAAACCGAAGCGGCTTTACGTTTGTATGATGACTTATATATTCAAGGAGAAGAGACGATTAAAATCAATGCAATTTTAATTAGTCAGATTCGTTTGTTACTGCAAACGGCAATTTTAATGAAAATTGGTTATCAACAAGGAAATATTGCAGAGACCTTAAAAGTGCATCCATATCGGGTAAAACTTGCGATGCAACAAGCAAAAAAACTGAATCAAAAAGATTTAGCACATCTTTATGATGAGCTAATTGAAAATGATTACTTAATAAAAAGTGGACGCATGGAAAAAGAGTTTTTATTCCAATTGTTTGTTTTGAAAACAGCTCATCGCTTACACGGAAAATAA